In Corvus moneduloides isolate bCorMon1 chromosome 3, bCorMon1.pri, whole genome shotgun sequence, one DNA window encodes the following:
- the TATDN3 gene encoding putative deoxyribonuclease TATDN3 isoform X3, with translation MAGPVDCHCHLAAPCFQPDVAAVVRAAEQAAVSALVVVSEQAGEFRSVVELAERFPGFVLPCLGVHPVQEVSPEEQRSVTLKVGLDFTPRFASTDEQKEGQRQVLIKQIELARRLDLPLNVHSRSAGRPTINLLKEQGATKVLLHAFDGKPSVAMEGVKAGYYFSIPPSIIRSEQKQKLVKQLPLENMCLETDSPALGPEKQVRNEPKNIYIAAEYIAKIKGIPVGEVIEVTTQNALKVFPKLQHFLRI, from the exons ATGGCGGGGCCGGTGGACTGCCACTGCCACCTGGCCGCGCCCTGCTTCCAGCCG GACGTGGCGGCCGTGGTGCGGGCGGCGGAGCAG GCGGCCGTGTCGGCGCTGGTGGTGGTGTCGGAGCAGGCGGGCGAGTTCCGGAGCGTCGTGGAGCTGGCGGAGAG ATTCCCAGGGTTTGTCTTGCCATGCCTGGGAGTTCACCCCGTTCAAGAGGTTTCTCCAGAGGAGCAGCGAAGTGTTACTTTGAAG GTTGGACTAGATTTCACTCCCAGATTTGCCAGCACCGATGAACAGAAGGAAGGACAAAGACAGGTTTTGATCAAGCAGATTGAGCTGGCAAGAAGACTGGATTTGCCTTT AAATGTTCATTCCCGCTCAGCTGGAAGACCAACCATTAATCTCTTGAAGGAACAAG GTGCTACCAAGGTGTTGCTCCATGCCTTTGATGGGAAGCCGTCTGTAGCCATGGAAGGGGTGAAAGCTGGGTACTACTTCTCCATTCCTCCTTCCATTATAAGGAGTGAGCAG AAGCAGAAGCTCGTGAAacagctgcctctggaaaacATGTGCTTGGAAACTGACTCTCCTGCTCTGGGGCCTGAAAAACAG gTGAGAAATGAacccaaaaatatttacattgctGCTGAATACATTGCCAAAATTAAAGGAATTCCAGTTGGAGAAGTTATAGAAGTGACTACACAGAATGCACTAAAAGTATTCCCCAAACTTCAGCACTTTCTTCGGATATAG
- the TATDN3 gene encoding putative deoxyribonuclease TATDN3 isoform X1 has translation MAGPVDCHCHLAAPCFQPDVAAVVRAAEQAAVSALVVVSEQAGEFRSVVELAERFPGFVLPCLGVHPVQEVSPEEQRSVTLKDLDAALPLIELYKDKLVGIGEVGLDFTPRFASTDEQKEGQRQVLIKQIELARRLDLPLNVHSRSAGRPTINLLKEQGATKVLLHAFDGKPSVAMEGVKAGYYFSIPPSIIRSEQKQKLVKQLPLENMCLETDSPALGPEKQVRNEPKNIYIAAEYIAKIKGIPVGEVIEVTTQNALKVFPKLQHFLRI, from the exons ATGGCGGGGCCGGTGGACTGCCACTGCCACCTGGCCGCGCCCTGCTTCCAGCCG GACGTGGCGGCCGTGGTGCGGGCGGCGGAGCAG GCGGCCGTGTCGGCGCTGGTGGTGGTGTCGGAGCAGGCGGGCGAGTTCCGGAGCGTCGTGGAGCTGGCGGAGAG ATTCCCAGGGTTTGTCTTGCCATGCCTGGGAGTTCACCCCGTTCAAGAGGTTTCTCCAGAGGAGCAGCGAAGTGTTACTTTGAAG GATCTGGATGCTGCACTGCCTCTTATAGAACTTTACAAAGACAAATTGGTGGGGATCGGAGAA GTTGGACTAGATTTCACTCCCAGATTTGCCAGCACCGATGAACAGAAGGAAGGACAAAGACAGGTTTTGATCAAGCAGATTGAGCTGGCAAGAAGACTGGATTTGCCTTT AAATGTTCATTCCCGCTCAGCTGGAAGACCAACCATTAATCTCTTGAAGGAACAAG GTGCTACCAAGGTGTTGCTCCATGCCTTTGATGGGAAGCCGTCTGTAGCCATGGAAGGGGTGAAAGCTGGGTACTACTTCTCCATTCCTCCTTCCATTATAAGGAGTGAGCAG AAGCAGAAGCTCGTGAAacagctgcctctggaaaacATGTGCTTGGAAACTGACTCTCCTGCTCTGGGGCCTGAAAAACAG gTGAGAAATGAacccaaaaatatttacattgctGCTGAATACATTGCCAAAATTAAAGGAATTCCAGTTGGAGAAGTTATAGAAGTGACTACACAGAATGCACTAAAAGTATTCCCCAAACTTCAGCACTTTCTTCGGATATAG
- the TATDN3 gene encoding putative deoxyribonuclease TATDN3 isoform X2 yields MAGPVDCHCHLAAPCFQPDVAAVVRAAEQAAVSALVVVSEQAGEFRSVVELAERFPGFVLPCLGVHPVQEVSPEEQRSVTLKDLDAALPLIELYKDKLVGIGEVGLDFTPRFASTDEQKEGQRQVLIKQIELARRLDLPLNVHSRSAGRPTINLLKEQGATKVLLHAFDGKPSVAMEGVKAGYYFSIPPSIIRSEQQKLVKQLPLENMCLETDSPALGPEKQVRNEPKNIYIAAEYIAKIKGIPVGEVIEVTTQNALKVFPKLQHFLRI; encoded by the exons ATGGCGGGGCCGGTGGACTGCCACTGCCACCTGGCCGCGCCCTGCTTCCAGCCG GACGTGGCGGCCGTGGTGCGGGCGGCGGAGCAG GCGGCCGTGTCGGCGCTGGTGGTGGTGTCGGAGCAGGCGGGCGAGTTCCGGAGCGTCGTGGAGCTGGCGGAGAG ATTCCCAGGGTTTGTCTTGCCATGCCTGGGAGTTCACCCCGTTCAAGAGGTTTCTCCAGAGGAGCAGCGAAGTGTTACTTTGAAG GATCTGGATGCTGCACTGCCTCTTATAGAACTTTACAAAGACAAATTGGTGGGGATCGGAGAA GTTGGACTAGATTTCACTCCCAGATTTGCCAGCACCGATGAACAGAAGGAAGGACAAAGACAGGTTTTGATCAAGCAGATTGAGCTGGCAAGAAGACTGGATTTGCCTTT AAATGTTCATTCCCGCTCAGCTGGAAGACCAACCATTAATCTCTTGAAGGAACAAG GTGCTACCAAGGTGTTGCTCCATGCCTTTGATGGGAAGCCGTCTGTAGCCATGGAAGGGGTGAAAGCTGGGTACTACTTCTCCATTCCTCCTTCCATTATAAGGAGTGAGCAG CAGAAGCTCGTGAAacagctgcctctggaaaacATGTGCTTGGAAACTGACTCTCCTGCTCTGGGGCCTGAAAAACAG gTGAGAAATGAacccaaaaatatttacattgctGCTGAATACATTGCCAAAATTAAAGGAATTCCAGTTGGAGAAGTTATAGAAGTGACTACACAGAATGCACTAAAAGTATTCCCCAAACTTCAGCACTTTCTTCGGATATAG